One part of the Sebastes fasciatus isolate fSebFas1 chromosome 8, fSebFas1.pri, whole genome shotgun sequence genome encodes these proteins:
- the sall4 gene encoding sal-like protein 4: MSRRKQAKPQHINSDEPESLQNGIPQDDQAEETETETKRFRMDETRVCNKCCAEFFDEDDFLEHEKKCTESQKVVIMKDGDGNEVPEEYSQGSFEGLTSDHDDSQSSSHSLSNVNTDHLERTEEESSVNAEDSGLQDQMEMPASPDMTFHPSRKMQHSNVTLETMADTKVAVSQHYSNDACLTSSQDVLQAIPMILEQLVCLQQQQLQQIQLTEQIRIQVAMMTPQSLQASVGAVMDPLKALGAHLSQQLSAAAAQIGKRTGSQSLSLETMKQGKLPLPTGIPTSLPRGLDSMTSKTNILKGNPDLASRLPAQLPQSPGVMGFTSTFNGIQAGIESSKKVKAKMLSPLPESNNGDSLYKHKCKYCGKSFGNDSALQIHLRSHTGERPFKCNICGNRFTTKGNLKVHFQRHRDKYPYIGMNPHPVPEHLDNIPTSSGIPFGMSVPMDESNMTDVKPVLGHPAAGFHPSPVLGFKTFESFPGDPFSRRPSPSTSNCSPSVSSNAFGQETGVDPTQKDAKELLGALHHMNGNALMGEQSSGTAKLQEMVDGLEKRTGDPNECVICHRVLSCQSSLKMHYRTHTGERPYKCKICGRAFSTKGNLKAHYGVHRANTPLKMQHSCPICQKKFTNAVVLQQHIRMHMGGQIPNTPMPENQFDAAAEAMESSLSEEKSMDMNGFEASTEDNEPELNSQKPNDTSDILPPPSEEQPQEHVVSPVVFSSLDVLKNLTSALALNRQSSTASESEGTSKELPSVPREQEYHNGRSPTISDSAMSFLSSSPLHNNMSIGKSTESAADEFARSVPKLESDGGAHGGAESSGALDLTASSSFTPKVIKEEPGMPFTNGEYVPGNMAFMRIPSSLASLEMTLPPENPMGPHGLFSSHMPQGTAMNSSISTAPRRSAKQHVCHACGKNFSSASALQIHERTHTGEKPFGCNICGRAFTTKGNLKVHIGTHMWNNTSRRGQRLSLDNPMALMAMGSEAPQMLPEIMHAPKELGAPPPMNFDQSLWNQYAAAFSGGLTMKTNEISVIQGGGIPLPGSPSGGPLIGSTGGLMKMDGSHSGLPVTMAEIEKNNSDSVPKSQFPHFMEEGKIAVN, from the exons ATGTCGAGGCGCAAGCAAGCCAAACCGCAACACATCAACTCCGACGAGCCAGAGTCGCTGCAAAATG ggATTCCTCAAGATGATCAAGCTGaggaaactgaaactgaaacaaaGAGGTTCAGAATGGACGAGACCAGGGTCTGCAACAAGTGTTGCGCTGAATTCTTCGACGAAGACGACTTTCTCGAGCATGAGAAAAAATGCACTGAAAGTCAGAAAGTGGTCATCATGAAAGATGGAGATGGCAACGAAGTGCCTGAGGAATATTCACAAGGCTCTTTCGAAGGCCTCACGAGTGACCATGACGACAGCCAGTCCAGCAGTCATTCCCTATCAAATGTCAATACAGACCATCTGGAAAGAACGGAGGAAGAGTCGAGCGTGAATGCGGAGGACTCAGGACTGCAGGATCAGATGGAGATGCCTGCTAGCCCTGACATGACTTTCCATCCATCACGGAAAATGCAACATTCAAATGTCACTCTTGAAACCATGGCGGACACTAAAGTGGCCGTCTCCCAACATTATTCAAACGATGCATGTCTGACCTCATCGCAGGATGTGCTGCAGGCCATCCCAATGATCTTGGAACAGTTGGTGTGCCTCCAGCAACAGCAGCTACAGCAAATCCAGCTAACAGAACAGATTAGAATCCAAGTAGCAATGATGACTCCACAGAGTCTCCAGGCGTCAGTAGGGGCAGTAATGGACCCTCTGAAAGCCCTCGGTGCACATCTCTCTCAGCAGctgtctgctgcagcagctcaaATAGGAAAAAGGACCGGCAGTCAGAGCCTTTCTCTGGAGACAATGAAGCAAGGTAAACTACCTCTGCCCACTGGCATCCCTACCTCTCTACCCAGAGGACTGGACTCTATGACttctaaaacaaacattttgaagGGCAATCCAGATCTGGCTAGCCGTTTACCAGCACAACTGCCACAGTCGCCAGGTGTCATGGGTTTCACCAGCACCTTCAATGGCATCCAAGCAGGGATTGAGTCCTCCAAAAAAGTGAAAGCGAAGATGCTGAGCCCCCTGCCAGAATCAAATAATGGTGACTCGTTATACAAGCACAAGTGTAAGTACTGCGGAAAGTCCTTTGGAAATGACAGCGCTCTCCAGATTCACTTGCGCTCTCACACCGGCGAGAGGCCCTTCAAGTGCAACATCTGCGGAAACCGCTTCACAACCAAAGGAAACCTCAAAGTGCATTTCCAGAGGCACAGAGACAAGTACCCTTACATCGGCATGAACCCACATCCTGTGCCAGAGCACCTTGACAACATCCCCACCAGCAGCGGCATTCCCTTTGGCATGTCCGTGCCCATGGACGAGTCAAACATGACCGACGTTAAGCCTGTGCTAGGTCATCCTGCGGCTGGCTTCCACCCATCGCCCGTACTAGGATTCAAGACATTTGAGAGCTTTCCAGGTGACCCATTTTCCCGGAGACCCTCTCCATCAACAAGCAACTGCTCCCCATCTGTTTCCTCCAACGCGTTTGGCCAAGAGACAGGAGTGGATCCGACTCAGAAGGATGCTAAAGAACTACTTGGTGCGCTGCATCACATGAATGGTAACGCCCTCATGGGAGAACAAAGCTCTGGAACTGCAAAACTTCAGGAGATGGTGGACGGCCTGGAAAAGAGGACCGGTGATCCCAATGAGTGTGTGATCTGCCATAGAGTGCTCAGCTGCCAGAGCTCACTCAAAATGCATTACCGCACGCACACCGGTGAGAGGCCATACAAGTGCAAAATCTGCGGCCGCGCGTTCTCCACCAAAGGTAACCTCAAGGCCCATTACGGAGTGCACAGGGCTAATACTCCTCTCAAAATGCAGCACTCGTGTCCCATCTGCCAGAAGAAGTTCACCAACGCCGTGGTTCTGCAGCAGCACATTCGCATGCACATGGGCGGGCAGATCCCCAACACCCCGATGCCAGAGAACCAGTTTGacgcagcagcagaagcaatgGAGTCCTCTCTATCGGAGGAGAAGTCTATGGACATGAATGGTTTTGAAGCAAGCACGGAGGACAATGAGCCAGAGCTCAACTCCCAGAAGCCAAACGACACCTCAGATATCCTCCCACCTCCCTCTGAGGAACAACCACAGGAGCACGTCGTCTCCCCCGTCGTGTTCTCCAGCCTTGACGTTTTGAAGAATCTCACCTCTGCTCTTGCACTGAATCGACAGAGTAGCACCGCTTCGGAAAGCGAGGGAACATCCAAAGAGTTGCCATCAGTTCCCAGAGAGCAGGAATATCACAACGGCCGAAGTCCCACCATTTCTGACTCCGCCATGtcgtttctctcctcttccccacTACACAACAATATGAGTATTGGCAAGTCAACCGAGTCTGCTGCTGATGAATTTGCCCGTAGTGTGCCTAAACTGGAGTCTGACGGTGGTGCTCATGGTGGCGCCGAGTCAAGTGGAGCCCTCGACCTCACGGCTTCCAGCAGCTTCACCCCCAAAGTGATCAAAGAGGAGCCTGGCATGCCATTCACAAATGGAGAATATG TTCCTGGGAACATGGCCTTCATGAGGATACCATCAAGTCTGGCCAGCCTGGAGATGACGCTCCCTCCAGAGAATCCTATGGGACCTCATGGTTTGTTCAGCTCCCACATGCCTCAGGGAACAGCCATGAACTCCTCCATCTCCACCGCCCCGCGCCGATCAGCCAAGCAGCACGTTTGTCACGCCTGCGGCAAGAACTTCTCCTCCGCCAGCGCCTTGCAGATCCACGAGCGCACTCACACAGGGGAGAAGCCATTTGGCTGCAACATCTGTGGCAGGGCTTTCACCACCAAGGGAAATCTAAAG GTGCATATCGGCACTCACATGTGGAACAACACATCGCGGCGTGGCCAGCGCCTGTCTCTGGATAACCCCATGGCGTTGATGGCGATGGGCTCCGAGGCTCCGCAGATGTTGCCAGAGATTATGCATGCCCCCAAAGAACTGGGTGCTCCACCACCAATGAACTTTGACCAGTCTCTGTGGAACCAGTACGCTGCTGCCTTCAGCGGGGGCCTGACCATGAAGACCAATGAAATTTCCGTCATCCAGGGTGGCGGCATCCCGCTCCCAGGGAGCCCCTCCGGCGGGCCTCTGATCGGATCCACTGGAGGCCTCATGAAGATGGACGGATCCCACTCCGGCCTGCCCGTCACCATGGCCGAAATCGAGAAGAACAACTCCGACAGCGTGCCAAAATCGCAGTTCCCACATTTCATGGAGGAGGGTAAAATTGCAGTGAATTAG